TTAAGGCACCCCAAAATAATTAGAACACCtagatatttaaaaggaaaagtcCCTTCCATGAATCCAGTACGACATAAAAGACTCCGCTTGCGCATAAGGAAAATTTTGTCCAAACAATAAAACGTTGTTTTCTGAATATTAATAGACTGACCCGACCACCTCTCATATTGACTCAGAATGGTCTGAAGTACTCGAACCGATTTCTGActtccattagaaaaaatattacatcatcaacatacatcaaatgagaaataataggcGTACCTCGAGCCTGATAGAAATGACCAAATTTATTCTCTCTCACGCTGCCATGAATCATCTGGGATAGGACCTCTTGCTAAATGATAAGCATATAAGGTGACAAAGGATCCCCTTGACGAAAACCGTGACCTCCTAGGAAGAAACCCTTGATCATGCCATTCATTATAACCGAATAACCGAAAACCACGGGCTAGAAATACAAGTATTCACCAAGTCACAGAAttgagaagaaaaaccaaacattCGCAAGACTGTAATTAAAAAAGCCCAATCCACACGATCATAAGCTTTCGCCATATCCACTTTCAACATAATCTTTTCCCCATGAATTCTTTTGTTAATAGAATGAACTATTTCCTGGATGAAACTAATGTTCTCAAAGATACTTCTGCTAGGGATAAAGGCTCCTTGCTCTGAAGATATTAGGCGAGGAAGGAGACCTGTTAATCGATTCATAATAATCTTGAAgcaaatttgataaaaaacagAACAAAGGCTAATGGggcaaaatttatcaaaacctgTAGGCGAATCCACCTTTGGTATTAGAACCAAAATATGAGGCCGTAAAAAACTTGGGAAGGTGCTTGGACGAAAAGAAATCCAAAACTGCATTCAACACATCAACTTTAACCACCTCCCAATAACTTTTATAGAAACCCGAACCAAACCCATCAGGAAGGAGCACTCTGAGACGAAATGGAAGACAAAGCTTCGAAAACTTCCTTTATGGTAGGCGTACAAAGAAGTGACGCATTCTCCTCCTTTGAAATGATGGGATCAATGTACTACTCTAGTCTAGGTTGCTCAACCGGTGGTTCCCcttgaaggaaagaagaaaaatattccaCTGCCCCTTGATGAATGCTTTCCGGCGTCCAATATAACACCCCGTTCGAACGCATTTCTAGCACTCTCTTTCTCCTCCTATTTGCTAAgcaagcatgaaaaaacttaAAGTTTCGGTCACCATCCACcttcctttttaattttgccATTTGTGCCAATCTCAACTCTTACCGTCGCCTCCAACTAGCCAAATCCGAGACATCCATATGTAACTCCCTCTCCAAGGTTTCCCCCCAATTTAATTGAAGTTGTTGCTCAATCTCCTCAACCTgtttttcaagatcatcaatattatcttcatgttatttttcatactaattcgtaaaaataaatcatagccattggactaataatattttcattttacaaaatgtcattattatttttagattccAATTTATGCATCAGTCTATAATtagtctttaatttatcatattcactattttatttcttgtggtaatgcatttcatattaatctatttgtaatgcattttataaattattattaaaaataattaataacacattttatcctttaaaaaattattttggggagaacatacttttattttctaagatcAATATTGCAATtctcattttgaaaagaataacaatactattatatttaagttaaaaaatgaaaatattgtctttaaataaaaataaaaataataatagtttattaatataagatatcatttcaaaaaaataataattgtcttCATATAATTTCTCGTAATAATGAAACATATTGAATAacaatttttaaactaatattatttacatttgaaaaaaaaaacattatacttttttaaatttcaaatgaaaagtatatttttacattttatcattcCAATAACAATTATATCTAGTAGTTTTatgaaacaattaaaaataatattattttattttttcatttataagaaatatattatcattatgaTTATGTACATTTCTAATTGGTCTTATAATGAGTAGAGCAATGCATGTCctattatgatttcaatatgGGTTTTattatgcatcagtcactatttacccCCACACCCTACACCTGACAactttttctacattttttcatAGTGTGTGGAGTGTGTGCAGTGATtagtggctgatgagaagaattattctttCAATATAATGAGTTctaaacatttgatttgttgtgttcaataattttatattttgtgtttccttcatttttttctagtataattataatcatTTGTAAAATctgttgaaaaaatttataattatctttACATTTATCATACTTTTTCTAATTGATATGCAtcttaaaatttgtatttactataaaaaaaaaaaatgcaatagcACTTACATAGTCTAAATATAAAAGCAAATGAAACTCATATTGGTCATTTTGCTTAATCAATGGTCAATCGCCAACCCGACTTTCCCTAATCTCTAGTACACACGCTCTTAGCATATCTTCTAGAGTCCTCTATAGTGTGCTTAAGATTGGCCATCTACCTAGCAACACCTTCAACTTTCTCTGTACAATCTCTGTACAAAATTGCAATAACAAAATGGCAAAGCTTTAAGAAATTGtgattttgttatatttcttgcaattttttaaaagacacTGTCGAAGAAAAAGCTACCGTtctaattttgaataatttggAAATCTTGTACATGAAGAACTCTTATCACTAACGAGTAGTAATCGAAGGAACATTTATATAccctcaaaatgaaggaaggtattCCTCTTTGTGATCATCttgatgaaagaaataaaattattatggacGATCATACGAAAGTTATCGATAGTAAAGTTGATGACGAGGATCGAACCCAGATTTTATCATTCACTGCCAGATTTCTTGGAtggttttattaattcaaatttgTATGGTGAAGACACCATCTACTTGTAAGATGTCAAGCTAGCCTGCTTTGAATTATATAGAGTTTAAGGTCAAAATTGAATGGGAAACATAGTGGTAATCAAGCTAGTTGGGGGTTTTATTTGTGAAAGGTTGTATAGCCACCAGATATAGGGAGATACTAGAGCAGAGGTGAATCGAGAGGGTGACTGGAGTACTTCAAAGTTCCAAATCCATTAAGAAAGTCATTTGTTATAATCTCAATAAGTCAAAATTCATTTTCTATGGATCAGAAACATGATGATTCATAACTTTTCCTTGCTATTATTGTTTCTTGTAATGACGTGGCTCCTTGGGAAGATGTGGGCTCTATGTGGCAGGCTAACGTTGGTTGCTGTTGTTGGGAGAATAGCGGATACACCTGTGTGAAGATATTCTCTTCCACAAACCCATATGCAATAAAAATCTTTCAGAACATTTCAAAAGACACATTGCTTACATTTACTAAttctatttaagaaaaattcatgTCCAGTACTAAGATTATATTActtttttgtacattttgtttGGATGAATTAATATTTCATAGACCCAAATATGGAAAAAGAATACAGAGGAAGTAAATTAATACAACAATAACTCATGAGTCACTACCTATAGAAGGAATGCACCTGGCAaccaaatacaaattaaaaaataaaaaataaaaaactaagaTTGTTTCTGTTCAGTTAACTAAATTGTTGAAACTTGtaccttttctttgtttctttgttttttggctATAGTTGGAACATACTGGGGGTCAGTAGTCATTCTGTGGTAGCCGAATGTTCATCCTTCTAAGCCACACTGAATGAAGCACCATATGAATTACATCAAATGGCTTGGCTGGTCTATTCAACTCGAAATGCCTTGCAACTTGTTTCACCCTCTTCTGCAATGTCAGGTACCTTCTTTCTGAAATTCCTTTCAGAATCGTCTTGATCTCGGGTATTCTTTTTGGAGGAATGAATACTGCAAACTTGTTCCAATCAAGAACATCACTAAAGGGTAAGGTGTAATAATCAGAAATGATCACTGGGACGCACTCTTGATACATGGCCTCGACCACTCTAGGACTTGCAACTTCTGACCCACTTGGGCACAAGCAAAACTTGGATTCCCCCAACAATTTGTGgtagttttttttcttgggaAGCTTTTCATATACTTGGATCTCATTATCCTTTTGCTCCCAATGCTCAAATAAAAGGCTTCTTATGTCTCCATGCGCTGCACCTGCAAAGAAGGCAAGGATGTTGCGGTTCCGAGGGGATTGGCCGAGACGGGGTGGGCCGAGGGTGTACAAAGGGTGACCTTTCAGATTATATTCCGGCAATGAGACGTCTCTTGTTGGTATGAATCCTTCAGACGTATTGGCATTGCATAGCACCCTTATGAAGTTCTTAAAGTACTCACGATCCTCCTTTATGACCTCTGGTGCCTGAAAAACCAAGGAGAAAAAAAGCTCATTGACTGGCTAGAAATTAGTAAGGTGATTATTATCATTCTAAACACGTGAGTCAAAGTCAGCCTCAGTGTCATCAACGCCTAATTCTTATGCACAGCTCCTAAACCCAGAGAAAGAACAAAGCTTGTGAAAAATAATCCAGAGGGTAGAGAGATATAATGGATTGATCTTCAGTTTTGTAACCTCCAGTCTCTataattcagagagagagatcagagagaccTTGTATAGACCCTAGGTGAATCatacaatattaaatagtaCTTATCAGCATCTCAACATTAAATACAATGTACTCCACTTCTTGAGTTTAGagaaatctcaaaattatattacaataatattttatgtaatttttttaaatctcaaaattataagAGAAACCTTTATCCAAAGAGATGTAGGCCAAAACAGCTATTCGTTTGAGaatacaaaccatctcatctcattaaaatttatcataatttattttttaaagatcactcaaacaaaaacacattttaatttcaaatattcaactttttcttctaatcattatctaatcattacaactttttaaaacttccaaacaaaatacaaaaaacaattcaattttttcaaattacaaaacaaaaattatattaaaaaattatattttaacaatattttaactttaaaatattgttatttaacattttatctctcatttctcaaaatctaatattCTTTCACTACTCATTCTCCAAACAAGACCAAAAGTAAGCGACTTTAACCTACAAAAAttgttcaaataaatataaagaaatatatgtgACTGGCCCtcttgaaaaatcatttattgcaAATGAAATGTCAATATAAGCAAATACCCAATCATGACAAGAGATCATAAAATGGTCTGCTCCACTGCTTCTATTCCAGTAGGGGTATTTGCTTGCAACAACATTAACATAGTCGGTGAAGATTGGAAGCATAGGAAAGTGCCAGGGGTCAAGCCTGTAAAAGACATCAACAATCTTGGTTATACTTATAGGCAGGAAAAACGCATGAGCCTCGTCAGGACGAGGGGCCAGGAAAGGGCTCTCTCCTCTCTCCATCTCGTCGATGAATTGGCCCTCTATGGAGTAGATGTAACTCATGGGCCCACAGTGGACCATCGGTTTTTCTCCTTCCCTGTACACCCACACCTTGAATCTCTTCACCATCTCTATGTGGCTGCTGCcaaccccaaaaataaaaaaagcaaatttataatttttttattaaatcccAACGTCACCGTGCAATAGACTCAGACTATGACAAAGAAATACTTTAATTGATTACTTAAAAgacaaatcaaaataaatgtcTTGGGAATGGCTCAGAGGATTCCAAACTTGTTTgtctacatatatatttttaagtaactAACTTGTTTGCTTTCTATATTTTATCAAGATGTCGTCTGTTGGATTAAAGAAAGAGAGACGAAGAGATTGAGAGATGAATGGTATAGAAAGAGATGGAGAGATGGATGATATAGAAAGACATGGacgaaaaaagagagagaaaaaaatgataaagaaaggaagtgagagcaagagagaaatTGATTGAAAGGgaattgatatttataatcataaaatactaaagcactgtaatttttttttaaacaagtgagtaaatatgaggctcatattaaaaaaatttaattttttaacgaaggattttactatatttttaaaagagtgtGACTCTTATACaactcataattaattatatttagatTATTGAGTATTTTATCCACGCTCACATCtcattatataagatgtgatatatttaataatattagatgataaataattatttaataaaaaattatctaataataataaatatgttatatcttatataataaaataaaaataaaataatagcgtggtatataaaattttacatttgttaAATAATGCGCCGATTTCTTCCGTAACAAGGAAAGGAAATTTTCGGTACAGCAAGATTACGACGAAAGATGAAATGGGCGTAATTTCGGTGAGAAAATCATGCGGTGCAGATATGGCCAAAAGGAGGACGCCCGAATTAAAGACACAAAAGCATGCACGTACGGCCGCAAGCAAACGAACAAAGAAATGGATTGGAAAACGTTTTCGCTCGCCGGAATGTAGACCGCTCGGAAAAAAATGTCGGTAGATTTGTCGAAGATGGACTTGAAAAACTTTATTATAACCAATCTAAAACCATCCTAGAAATGCAAAACATGATTTTCAGCAGCCctttatgaaaaattaacaGAAAGAATTTACTCGAAACATAACTGATGAAAGGCGTATGCATTCCTGTAAACGCATCCGCTGGGGATGTATGTTTCCTCCCTATCAGAAGTATAGTTCTGTAACCGAATTGCGTTGCGGATTGCCGCTCGAGCTCTGGCCAAATCTTCTTCGATCTTCTCCGTCTTACTCCTTTTCTGCACACGCACACACAGTGTACCCCAAAGGAAGGAAACAATAGAAAAATCATCGATGAATTAACCAAACAGATCAGTAACTAATGTTTCAAACGAAAGAAAATATGCACCTTGATGTTACGGCTGAGAGGAATATTGCTACTGGGATTATCGGTGGAAGTTGAGAAAGGTGTTGAATCTAGGAAAGACTCCGCCTCCGCAGGAGAGGGTGCGGCTGAAACTTGTGCCGGGGTTTTGTGGCTGGTTTGTGGGTAGGTAAGTGTCGGATTTGGAGCAGTACTAGATGGAGAAAAATGGAGAGTGAGGTGGTTTTGGTTTAAGGGAGAGATGTAGAtgagaaggaagaggaggagaagggcTAGCGTTAGCAGAAATGGGGAGGGGACCGACAAACCAGCCATGGCTGGGACTGCTGCAAAAGCCTTTTGGGATGGCCAAGCATAGCAATTAACAACACTTCAGGGGGGAGGACCAACTGGATTCCTGAATCACTGCtcttagtatttttctttctttattttttccttttatttattttatattatattattttttgttcatattttagtGTCGAGAGTGACCCTATTCTTatcaatgcatttttttatttatattttttaagtattttttaaattcctttaaatatttaaaataaaaaattaacaaacttatttaaaaatgctttcttaataattaaataaaaaatataaaaaaataaaataaaatatgagtcGGTAACTTTTGCCGTGCTGCATCGATGCACCATTTTCCTTCTTACTAATAGTTTTAGATGGTCTCAAGATTTATTTGGCAACTTTTTATGGGAAAGTCGGCAGAAGTGATGTAGCAcctaaaagttaaaaccatgCATCGAAGTTCACTATTTATtgtacaataaataattaatcacaattaataaaataaatctagtCACAATATAAGCAATTACCCGTTTCTATAAACAATATTATCATAGTACCACAAGTCAAAGTGACAATATCAATTctgttatatacagtcatttttTAGTTCTTCTTATGCATTTATGactgaatttaataattatttttaatataaaataactgttgaGTTCCACCATATTATTAATAGTATGTAATAAGTACGTAAAAATAACTGTATGTAACAGAATTGCATTTCCTAAGATATTGTGTATGACCAAAGTGGTATTAGAAGTTTTAGAATCCATTTTTTAATGGATTAAGAAAAAAGTAAGAGAATGGCTACTTCGAGATAACCAAGACgtccaaaaattattttttatttattttttaccatAACTATTACGTAGGAATCTTATTATATGgagaaaatcttaaaagagaaataaccACATATGGCAATTATTCGCCTTGATAGAAAATAATGCTACTTGATTTAAGCTAATTAAAACATTACTACCATGAAATatatctcattatatatattctattatttattccCTAATTTAGGTTTATAACAATCCTACCCCATTACGAGAAACTCTAGTCCTCAAGAGTCATACTTGAAAATTGGTGAGCATTAGGGGTGAGCACCGACATAGTCGGAATGGAGTTGGATTGAgtattgttttgagtttttttagtttcatatttaacctatttttaaaaaagaatctgTTGTGGGCtttgtaattttagtttttccaaaaattaaaaattaaaactaaatcatttactgctaatttacttctatactaattATCTAACTAAGTTTTATACTAAACTTAGTATACATTTAGGATTGTGATGGAAAAAATAACTTATAGCTTTAAGACTTATAACTTATAGCTTAATTACGTAATaagttatactattaaaaagttatttattatttggtaatcatatatttctttaaacacgttacatttgtttgaaaataaattaaaaaagtgttttatgaGGTAgaaatgatgatcatttattttttaaaaattatgactatatccttaaaaatttaaaagttatagTTATCTGAAAGTTGTATTGGTAGTTTTGTCTATTGACaggtattttaaaatttgaaaggcaTTTTGGACTGTTCGGAAAATCACATTTGAGGAAAATCATCAAAAGTACAAATGATGATTTTCTTCAAAcgtactttttagcttatttaagattaaaaattactttaatatgtaacacacaatttaaaaatcaattttaattaatatagcatgttataaattaaagatGATATCTAGActattatttatcttatattttaaaagtaattaataattagtctTATAACATGTTATAAGAGTAATGTAGCatctttaatttataacataGCATGTTAAGTAATAAtagtaatttaaattaatttaaattataagctatattataacttaaattaatttataatatagcATGTTATACAATGAGACAactcatttttttccaaaaccgCATAGTTTTTTACAAAGGTTTGtatgcattttgtttatttaaaatttgtacaaattaatcatttttcatatatatatatatatatatatatatatatatattggcttaCCACTCCTGAGTCCTATACTCCTCTCAAGTGGATAGCTAGTTTCCAGCTTCAAGTGGTAGCTAGTTGCCTCCCAATCTCCTCAATTTTACTAACGGTACTGAGCTTCTCGAGTAAACGACGCGGGCAATAACACAGGCCATGGCAACCTTCAGTTTTCGCTCTCCATTTACTCTAATTCCTAGCCgtctccttctcctcctcctcattcTCATTTTCATCTCTCCCGTGCGCCAAAACACACTTCCCCACCATCTCTCTTCTTCCAGTACCCCTCCTTCACCTCCCAAGTCCCCCATACAAAGCAACAGCAGAAACGCACCAGTGCCACTCTCATTTGCAACTGCTCCGCTCGTGCCAGAGCCTTCGATGGATGCACCACCCTCAACTTCTTTAACCTCTAAACCAACTAATAGCATTGCCAGACATATCACGGTGAGCAATACTTGAagaatttggtagaaaaatagcttcttttctcttggtttttttttttttttttttttcctttttagtttCTCATTTGTTGGTAGTtatgggttttattttattttttgtttgctttcttttttccttcttgcttTCGTTTTGTTTCTGGGGTACACTGCAGGAGAAGAGCAGTCCTACGGAGGGGATTGAGCAAGATTTGGGTAGAGCAAGAGCAGCTATTCGTAAAGCGATTCTTACGCAGAATTATACATCTGATAAGGAGGAAATTTACGTTCCCACAGGACCCGTTTACAGAAACGCCTATGCCTTTCATCAGTTAAGCTCTGACTTCTGGGATATAGTAAatagttttctatttttttttttttttaatcttttgatcTAGATATTGTATTCATGTGTTTGCCCTTCtttatgaagaaattcatgcatGTCTAACTCATCATATAAAATTGGTTTAATAAGAgagaatttatcattttttataaacatgtccaagaTGTTGTCTACAgataatatttgattatttttcaataccCTCCCTCACATGCAGACCAGTATTTTTTCTGGTCCTTGTCACGAGATAAGTAGTGTGGACCCCCATTCGTCCTGTAGCAGGCTTTGATACTGTGAAAAAATTCATGgacttaactcatcttataaaatCGGTTCTATAAGAGATGATTACTCAATCTTTATAAACATGCTTAAGACCTTGTCTataagtaatgtgagattatttctcaatatTGTCTTTCGGCATTCCATACCattttcatctatatatattccATCTCATTTATTTTGTCTGCATTCCATCTATCTATTTGCCTGTGGCGGAAGTACTGAAAAACCCCAAGGTTTGGAGTATtccatgttaaaaaaaagagaaaaaaatctaaGGCAGTGGCTTTCCTTCGCAACAAAGCCAATCTCTTTTAAATGGTCCACATTCCAACTAGCAAGCATGCCCCATGTGTGTTTTGTTCTTTCTCTCTTCCACGATTGTCACGAATAACAAATGCTATGCTAGTTTTGGCCATATATAAGATTCGATTATTTACTGAATATTCCCATGATAAACGGATATATGTTTGTTCATTTCTGGATTAAACTGCAGGAGTCACATAGAGATGGTGAAGAGATTCAAGGTGTGGGTGTACAGGGAAGGAGAGCTTCCAATGGCACACATAGGGCCATTGAGTTACATCTACTCCATCGGGGGACAGTTCATGGACGAGATGGAGAGAGGGGAGAGCCCTTTCCTGGCCTATCATGCTGATGAGGCACATGCTTTTTTTGTACCTCTGAGTATTTCCAAAATTACGGATTGCTTTGCTGTGCTTGAGCCCCGCACCTTTTTTGATCGTATGATACGCATCTTCACCGATTATGTCCATGTCGTCGCTGATAGATACCCCTACTGGAATAGAAGCAGTGGAGGGGACCATTTCATGGTCTCTTGCCATGACTGGGTATATGCCTATATATTTCTTTCTAACCCTGCATTTTCTTGGTTGGCAATTCATGTGGATCCAGCATGTTTTGTTTGGTTCAGATAAAAATCGATTCAAGTTCTTTTCCCAACATTAGATCAGCTCCAATTAGATGAGCTCCAAGTATGGAGAGATAGATACCggaattatatataagttaaaaGTGTAGGCCATTTCGCAAGTCTCTTTGTGAcatctcatatgataaggataaaggtaggtggtgtatgagatcatACATTActtgagaagaagaagttcttatTCTTTATAAGGCTTCAATagggcttcaattgtatcattgactattccttttagagtataggttaTGTGGTTTTAACCTTCCGTTGAGGCGTTCCACTCTCTGCTTAGTCACTCAAATTTTGCAATGTTAAAACTTGAGGGGGTCTTTCTCCATTCTATTCTAATGGATAGCTTGGGCTTACCTCATTTAATTGATGCTAAATATCAGTACCAAATTCTATTCAGTAACTGTTAGCAACCTTGCATCTCGATAACATGAtttgtctctctttctcatgAAGAATGTCCGGGAATTGAATCCCTTATATTCTGAATACTCTAATGCAGTACTTCTGGAAAATGAAAGTTCGTTTACTGACCTATGATGTCtacttgattt
This genomic interval from Juglans microcarpa x Juglans regia isolate MS1-56 chromosome 4D, Jm3101_v1.0, whole genome shotgun sequence contains the following:
- the LOC121260873 gene encoding probable glycosyltransferase At5g20260, yielding MAGLSVPSPFLLTLALLLLFLLIYISPLNQNHLTLHFSPSSTAPNPTLTYPQTSHKTPAQVSAAPSPAEAESFLDSTPFSTSTDNPSSNIPLSRNIKKRSKTEKIEEDLARARAAIRNAIRLQNYTSDREETYIPSGCVYRNAYAFHHSHIEMVKRFKVWVYREGEKPMVHCGPMSYIYSIEGQFIDEMERGESPFLAPRPDEAHAFFLPISITKIVDVFYRLDPWHFPMLPIFTDYVNVVASKYPYWNRSSGADHFMISCHDWAPEVIKEDREYFKNFIRVLCNANTSEGFIPTRDVSLPEYNLKGHPLYTLGPPRLGQSPRNRNILAFFAGAAHGDIRSLLFEHWEQKDNEIQVYEKLPKKKNYHKLLGESKFCLCPSGSEVASPRVVEAMYQECVPVIISDYYTLPFSDVLDWNKFAVFIPPKRIPEIKTILKGISERRYLTLQKRVKQVARHFELNRPAKPFDVIHMVLHSVWLRRMNIRLPQNDY
- the LOC121260872 gene encoding probable glycosyltransferase At5g20260; its protein translation is MATFSFRSPFTLIPSRLLLLLLILIFISPVRQNTLPHHLSSSSTPPSPPKSPIQSNSRNAPVPLSFATAPLVPEPSMDAPPSTSLTSKPTNSIARHITEKSSPTEGIEQDLGRARAAIRKAILTQNYTSDKEEIYVPTGPVYRNAYAFHQSHIEMVKRFKVWVYREGELPMAHIGPLSYIYSIGGQFMDEMERGESPFLAYHADEAHAFFVPLSISKITDCFAVLEPRTFFDRMIRIFTDYVHVVADRYPYWNRSSGGDHFMVSCHDWAPLIDRHDPKLYKNFIRVLCNANTSEGFKPRRDVSLPEFNLKGHPLYNLGPPRYGLAPSERTILAFFAGAAHGDIRDILFQHWKEKDGEVQVYENLPKMKNYHKLMGQSKYCLCPSGSEVASPRVVEAMYQECVPVIISDYYTLPFSDVLDWSKFAVFVPPKRIPEIKSILKGISQRKYLTLQKRVTQVARHFELNRPSKPFDVIHMVLHSVWLRRLNIMLTEHVY